In a genomic window of Hyphomonas sp.:
- a CDS encoding isochorismatase family protein: protein MQLSDKTARQIFEEIRANPSRKRFGFGERAAIVNVDPQKAYTRPDLFPKTGYITDPRQAEHINNISKLARSKGLPVVWTRVHYMENAADAGVWGTRTDTPDSLQNIKYGSVRHEFDDRLEIDPAVDAIYEKKMPSAFFQTPLTSFLTWHKIDTVIITGGSTSGCIRATAVDSLSHGYRTIVPIECVADKHESYHFANLTDLLIKYADVVDVKEVQDWLEAFES, encoded by the coding sequence ATGCAACTGTCCGACAAGACGGCGCGCCAGATATTTGAGGAGATCCGCGCGAATCCGAGCCGAAAGCGGTTCGGATTCGGGGAACGCGCGGCCATCGTCAATGTGGACCCGCAAAAGGCCTATACGCGTCCGGACCTGTTTCCGAAAACTGGCTACATCACCGATCCGCGGCAAGCCGAACACATCAACAACATTTCCAAACTCGCGCGCAGCAAGGGTCTGCCGGTTGTGTGGACCCGGGTCCATTACATGGAGAACGCTGCCGATGCCGGTGTCTGGGGCACGCGCACTGACACGCCGGACAGTCTGCAGAACATCAAGTATGGCAGTGTGCGCCATGAATTTGATGACCGCCTCGAGATCGATCCGGCCGTGGACGCCATCTATGAGAAGAAAATGCCAAGCGCGTTCTTTCAGACGCCGCTGACCAGTTTCCTGACCTGGCACAAGATCGATACCGTGATCATCACCGGCGGGTCGACCAGCGGATGCATCCGGGCAACTGCCGTCGATTCCCTGAGCCATGGCTACCGCACCATCGTCCCGATCGAATGCGTTGCCGACAAGCATGAAAGCTATCACTTCGCCAATCTGACAGACCTGCTGATCAAGTATGCCGATGTGGTGGATGTGAAGGAAGTCCAAGACTGGCTGGAGGCATTTGAATCCTGA
- a CDS encoding TonB-dependent receptor, translated as MNRKLLTSVACSAMASVLVAAPALAQAETDEAEADARRLGAIVVTAQRAEESMQDVPIAVTALDSTALEDRQVGDVLDLQFQVPNINMGTNTGTANAARIFLRGVGEDESRGMVDQAVGIYVDGIYVGRSVGSLFDLVDLDSIEVLRGPQGTLYGRNTIGGAIKLASVRPQMENSGEVRTTIGNNGRLDFRGMANIQIADNTAFRISALERERDGFFTVKPNGALAGEGREAGNMDVFAVRASFLTEFNEDWSLYVTADNTLDRSDPTIDSIAPGDDADGDVFTVEPAPGTTCAIGSTSTGCFTAYDQRSESTGISAEIAGKIGTFDFMSLTGYRTLEDDLVTRIGAAYEQQTDQSQFSQEFTLSSNHEGPFNYLVGLYYFEEDLELNSVFIFPFAIDGSTESVAVFAQGTYEMSDQLSLTGGVRYTQESKDFDGENLAFGFARQDDADFDNVSYTIGADYRINDNVLTYGKFSTGFKSGGWSPDAFSPTAIFLPVDEETLESFEIGAKTDLFDNTVRFNAAYFFNQYEGLQIGATIPGVGFTRFNVPEAEIQGLEFEAVWQATDNLQFNANLGLLDAEYTELDLATAAALTNQGSTPACGGVVSLECAYGLSLKNAPEYKGAIGALYSLTVDRGEIILSGDVGFEDESWSLVANAPAHVLTTVSPLVNIRAKYEDNAGWSAAIWAKNLADQNYWRAGTAGASNVYAAEPLTYGIDLGYKF; from the coding sequence ATGAATCGCAAACTACTTACCTCCGTTGCCTGCAGCGCCATGGCATCGGTCCTGGTGGCCGCGCCGGCTCTGGCCCAGGCTGAAACTGATGAGGCCGAAGCGGATGCACGTCGCCTTGGCGCAATCGTTGTGACCGCCCAGCGGGCCGAAGAAAGCATGCAGGATGTCCCGATTGCCGTAACCGCGCTCGACAGTACGGCGCTGGAAGATCGCCAGGTCGGTGATGTGCTCGACCTGCAGTTCCAGGTCCCGAACATCAATATGGGCACCAATACGGGCACGGCGAACGCGGCGCGGATCTTCCTGCGCGGCGTCGGTGAGGATGAAAGCCGTGGCATGGTCGACCAGGCTGTCGGCATTTATGTCGACGGGATCTATGTTGGTCGCTCCGTTGGGTCGCTTTTCGATCTTGTGGACCTCGACTCCATCGAAGTCCTGCGGGGCCCGCAAGGCACGCTGTACGGACGCAACACGATTGGCGGCGCCATCAAGCTGGCATCGGTGCGTCCGCAGATGGAGAATAGCGGCGAAGTTCGCACGACGATTGGCAACAATGGACGCCTTGATTTCCGCGGCATGGCGAACATCCAGATTGCCGACAATACGGCATTCCGCATTTCGGCCCTCGAGCGCGAGCGGGACGGCTTCTTCACCGTGAAGCCGAATGGTGCCCTGGCCGGTGAAGGTCGCGAAGCCGGCAATATGGACGTGTTTGCTGTTCGCGCGAGCTTCCTGACGGAGTTCAATGAGGACTGGAGCCTCTACGTCACAGCGGACAATACGCTGGACCGCTCCGATCCGACCATCGACTCGATTGCTCCGGGGGATGATGCTGACGGTGACGTGTTCACGGTGGAACCGGCACCCGGCACGACCTGTGCCATCGGGTCAACCTCGACCGGTTGCTTCACGGCATATGACCAACGCTCTGAATCTACTGGCATCTCGGCAGAGATTGCGGGCAAGATCGGGACGTTCGACTTCATGTCCCTGACCGGATACCGCACGCTCGAGGATGATCTGGTGACCCGGATCGGCGCAGCGTACGAACAGCAGACCGATCAGTCCCAGTTCAGCCAGGAATTCACGCTCTCCTCGAACCATGAGGGACCGTTCAACTATCTTGTGGGTCTTTACTATTTCGAAGAAGACCTTGAACTGAATTCGGTCTTCATCTTCCCGTTCGCGATTGATGGCAGCACGGAGTCCGTGGCTGTCTTTGCGCAGGGCACGTATGAAATGTCCGACCAGCTCTCGCTGACGGGCGGCGTCCGCTACACTCAGGAAAGCAAGGATTTCGACGGTGAAAACCTGGCCTTCGGCTTTGCCCGTCAGGACGATGCGGATTTTGACAATGTCAGCTACACGATTGGTGCGGACTACCGCATCAATGACAATGTGCTGACATACGGCAAGTTCTCGACGGGCTTCAAGTCCGGGGGCTGGTCGCCTGACGCATTCAGCCCGACAGCCATCTTCCTGCCTGTGGACGAGGAAACCCTCGAGAGCTTCGAAATCGGCGCGAAGACCGATCTGTTCGACAACACGGTTCGGTTCAATGCCGCCTATTTCTTCAACCAGTATGAAGGTCTTCAGATTGGTGCCACCATTCCGGGCGTCGGCTTTACGCGCTTCAACGTTCCGGAAGCCGAGATTCAAGGGCTTGAATTCGAGGCAGTCTGGCAGGCAACCGACAATCTCCAGTTCAATGCGAACCTTGGTCTTCTGGATGCCGAGTACACCGAGCTTGACCTGGCTACGGCTGCTGCATTGACCAATCAGGGATCGACCCCTGCCTGTGGCGGTGTGGTATCTCTGGAATGTGCCTACGGCCTCAGCCTGAAGAACGCGCCGGAATACAAGGGAGCCATCGGCGCCCTCTACAGTCTGACTGTGGATCGCGGCGAAATCATCCTGTCTGGCGATGTCGGGTTTGAAGATGAGAGCTGGTCTCTGGTCGCCAATGCGCCAGCACACGTCCTGACCACCGTGTCTCCGCTCGTGAACATCCGGGCGAAGTACGAGGACAATGCTGGTTGGTCGGCGGCAATCTGGGCCAAGAACCTCGCAGACCAGAACTACTGGCGTGCCGGCACGGCCGGAGCGTCGAACGTGTATGCCGCCGAGCCGCTCACATACGGCATCGACCTCGGCTACAAATTCTAG
- a CDS encoding 3-isopropylmalate dehydratase large subunit, producing the protein MTHPQTLLDKLWARHRIGDGGDGADLIAIDRVCLHERTGSVALKSLRDAGHQVQSPERVFSIMDHIVSFRSGRGADESRSPGGDVFITETRKMALEAGINLIDTNDPRQGIVHVIAPELGIAVPGVSLVCPDSHTCSLGALGALAWGVGSSESEHAMATGCLRVSKPPQMRITVTGRLRAGVTAKDLALHIIARHGVAGGRRSAIEYCGEAISALSIEERLTLCNMAVEFSAFTALIAPDQTVLDYVSGRPFAPRAQEQALARTRWAELVTDQGATFDHELSVDATEVLPMVSWGTSPEHAIPINGSVPSSAEANVLHYVGLEPGQAVAGLPVQGAFIGSCTNGRLSDLRSAAEVLKGRRVAAGVRAVCVPGSHEVRAAAEAEGLDIIFKEAGFEWGAPGCAMCFYAGGQTFAPGERVISSTNRNFEGRQGPGVRTHLASPATVAATAIAGRIASATDLFAETLS; encoded by the coding sequence ATGACCCATCCGCAAACACTACTGGACAAGCTTTGGGCCCGGCATCGCATCGGAGACGGCGGGGATGGAGCAGATCTGATCGCAATTGACCGCGTATGCCTGCATGAGCGGACAGGGTCGGTTGCCCTGAAGAGCCTGCGCGACGCAGGCCATCAGGTTCAGAGTCCGGAACGGGTGTTTTCGATCATGGATCACATCGTTTCATTCCGATCCGGTCGGGGTGCGGACGAGTCGCGTTCTCCCGGGGGGGATGTGTTCATTACCGAGACCCGCAAGATGGCGCTGGAAGCGGGGATCAATCTCATCGACACGAACGACCCGCGCCAGGGGATTGTGCATGTCATCGCGCCCGAACTGGGCATTGCCGTGCCGGGCGTGTCGCTTGTCTGCCCGGACAGTCATACTTGCAGTCTTGGCGCACTTGGAGCGCTTGCTTGGGGTGTGGGCTCAAGCGAGTCCGAACATGCCATGGCCACCGGCTGCCTGCGGGTCAGCAAGCCTCCGCAGATGCGCATTACGGTCACGGGCAGGTTGCGTGCAGGCGTGACCGCCAAGGACCTGGCACTTCATATCATTGCCCGACACGGTGTGGCTGGCGGGCGCCGGTCGGCGATCGAGTATTGTGGCGAAGCCATTTCAGCCCTCTCGATCGAAGAGCGTCTGACCCTTTGCAACATGGCAGTGGAGTTCTCGGCCTTCACGGCGTTGATTGCGCCGGACCAGACCGTCCTCGACTATGTATCCGGTCGTCCCTTCGCGCCTCGTGCACAGGAGCAGGCACTGGCCCGGACGCGCTGGGCCGAACTTGTCACGGACCAGGGCGCAACATTCGATCATGAACTGAGTGTCGATGCCACGGAAGTCCTGCCCATGGTGTCATGGGGAACCAGTCCCGAACATGCGATCCCGATCAACGGGAGTGTACCGAGCTCGGCAGAGGCGAATGTGCTTCACTATGTCGGCCTTGAGCCCGGTCAGGCCGTGGCCGGTCTGCCTGTGCAAGGGGCGTTTATCGGTTCGTGCACGAATGGCCGTCTCTCTGACCTTCGGTCTGCTGCGGAGGTGTTGAAGGGAAGGCGTGTCGCCGCGGGTGTCCGGGCAGTTTGTGTGCCCGGTTCCCATGAAGTGCGCGCGGCGGCTGAAGCGGAGGGCCTCGACATCATCTTCAAGGAAGCCGGTTTCGAATGGGGCGCGCCGGGGTGTGCCATGTGCTTCTATGCCGGCGGGCAGACTTTCGCGCCGGGAGAACGTGTCATCTCATCGACCAACCGGAATTTCGAGGGACGGCAAGGCCCCGGCGTGCGGACGCATCTGGCAAGTCCGGCCACCGTCGCCGCGACGGCGATTGCTGGCCGGATCGCAAGTGCAACGGACCTGTTTGCGGAGACGCTGTCATGA
- the leuD gene encoding 3-isopropylmalate dehydratase small subunit → MTREPINVLTGIAAPLMLDNVDTDQIIPSREMKTVNRSGLGDGLFAGWRYLQAGGRDPNPDFILNKPGYTDAGILLSGANFGCGSSREHAVWALAEFGIRAIIAKSFGDIFYNNCTRNGILPIRLEPEQVDELAGHSEPKTLTLDLPRQVVLSGNREFPFEIGGYAKRLLMEGLDPISLTKTELPKIEAFQSDDRVARPWIYR, encoded by the coding sequence ATGACACGCGAACCCATAAACGTGCTGACGGGTATTGCAGCGCCGCTTATGCTGGACAATGTGGATACTGATCAGATCATCCCGTCCCGCGAGATGAAAACCGTCAATCGCTCCGGCCTGGGGGATGGCCTGTTCGCCGGTTGGCGGTATCTGCAGGCGGGTGGACGCGACCCGAACCCGGACTTCATATTGAACAAGCCCGGATATACTGACGCCGGAATTCTGTTGAGTGGCGCGAATTTCGGCTGCGGTTCCTCGCGCGAGCACGCGGTCTGGGCGCTGGCGGAATTTGGCATTCGCGCCATTATAGCGAAATCATTCGGCGACATCTTCTACAACAACTGTACGCGCAACGGCATCTTGCCGATCCGTCTCGAGCCGGAGCAGGTCGATGAACTTGCCGGGCATTCTGAGCCGAAAACGCTGACCTTGGATCTGCCACGACAGGTCGTGCTTTCGGGCAACCGGGAATTTCCGTTCGAGATTGGCGGCTATGCAAAACGTCTGTTGATGGAAGGCCTGGATCCGATCAGCCTGACCAAGACCGAACTGCCGAAGATCGAGGCGTTCCAGTCCGATGACAGGGTCGCGCGCCCCTGGATCTACAGGTAG